The following nucleotide sequence is from Paenibacillus andongensis.
GAATCTGTCTTCACTGTTGTAGGAGGCAAGATTGTCTATGGTACTAACGAATTTCAGCCTTTGTCGCCGCCAGCTCCCCAAGCAAGTCCAGACTGGTCTCCGCATAATATCTTTGGAGGTTACTACAATGGATCAAATTACGGAGGAGGCGGAGCGGGAGTTCATGCACCTCAAAAGGCGCACCATCATCATGGATGCAACCATCACCATGGCAGCGGCTTCTGTGACCTGGATTGCTTCGTTTTCTAAGTATGCTTCACCAAAATAATCCAATAGGGGCGAGATCATCATGTCTGAAGTTACGATCAAAGTAAACGATAATGGGCCATTGCGTATTACAGGCAAAGTAGAAATGGTGGATGCGGTGGGCAACCGTTTTGAGACCAAGGAAAGTTTTATTCTTTGCCGGTGCGGTTTATCCAGTCAAAAACCGTTCTGCGATTTGACTCATAAAGGTAAGTTTGAAAGCGCTCCTCGAGCTTAGATTAAAAGATCAATATTGATCTGTCTATATTTCGTATAGCCTAAGCTTATAGTTGGAAATGTTGC
It contains:
- a CDS encoding CDGSH iron-sulfur domain-containing protein, which translates into the protein MSEVTIKVNDNGPLRITGKVEMVDAVGNRFETKESFILCRCGLSSQKPFCDLTHKGKFESAPRA